A DNA window from Brassica napus cultivar Da-Ae chromosome C1, Da-Ae, whole genome shotgun sequence contains the following coding sequences:
- the LOC106432395 gene encoding pentatricopeptide repeat-containing protein At1g77405 has protein sequence MKPSQPLSNRIIDQLAAAMIQNRPFDAVLASSTVASPWTHQLVSNILRSIPRFFFMSPRSIGRQKGFRHRSPLKQRNLREESARRRLEVLVLGPGAYIDPKKVSLGLHKATEFFFWIETHFGFEHNEITCREMACLFAKGNDFKGLWDFLRQVSRRENGGSVVTTSSITCLMKCLGEEGFVKEALATFYRMKEYHCKPDVYAYNTIINALCGVGNFKKARFLLDQMQLPGFRYPPDAYTYTILISAYCRYGMQTGCRKAIRRRMWEANRMFREMLFRGFAPDVVTYNCLIDGCCKTNRIGRALELFEDMKKRECVPNQVTYNSFIRYYSVTNEIERGIEMMRMMEKMGHGVAGSSTYTPLIHALVETRRVAEARDLVVEMVEAGLVPREYTYKLVLDALTSEGMVGTLDEEVHKRMRQGIDQRCRRVMKIKPVMARKEVVHDK, from the coding sequence ATGAAACCGTCACAACCGTTAAGCAACCGAATCATTGATCAGCTCGCCGCCGCCATGATCCAGAACCGTCCATTCGACGCCGTCCTCGCCTCTTCAACAGTGGCAAGTCCATGGACTCATCAGCTCGTCTCCAATATCCTCCGCTCCATCCCCAGATTCTTCTTCATGTCCCCACGTTCCATCGGCCGGCAAAAGGGTTTCCGTCACCGGTCGCCGTTAAAACAGAGAAACCTCCGTGAAGAATCAGCACGACGCCGTCTTGAAGTCCTAGTTCTAGGTCCCGGCGCGTATATAGATCCGAAGAAAGTATCTCTCGGTTTGCACAAAGCAACGGAGTTCTTCTTTTGGATCGAGACACACTTCGGTTTCGAACATAACGAGATCACTTGCAGAGAAATGGCATGCTTGTTCGCCAAAGGAAACGACTTCAAAGGTCTCTGGGACTTTCTCCGGCAAGTCTCGCGACGTGAGAACGGAGGAAGCGTGGTGACCACATCGTCTATAacgtgtttgatgaaatgcctagGAGAAGAAGGTTTTGTGAAAGAGGCATTGGCTACGTTTTACAGGATGAAAGAGTATCACTGCAAACCCGATGTTTACGCTTACAATACAATCATCAACGCTCTTTGCGGAGTAGGGAACTTCAAGAAAGCTCGGTTTCTGTTGGATCAGATGCAGTTGCCGGGGTTTCGATACCCGCCGGATGCGTATACTTACACCATTTTGATAAGCGCGTACTGTAGATATGGGATGCAGACCGGATGCAGGAAGGCGATAAGGAGGAGGATGTGGGAAGCTAACCGAATGTTTAGGGAGATGCTGTTCAGAGGGTTTGCACCTGATGTGGTTACTTACAATTGCTTGATCGATGGATGCTGCAAAACCAACAGGATTGGTCGGGCTTTGGAGCTGTTTGAAgatatgaagaagagagagtgcGTACCGAACCAGGTGACGTATAATTCTTTTATAAGATATTACAGTGTGACCAATGAGATAGAACGTGGGATcgagatgatgaggatgatggaGAAGATGGGTCACGGTGTAGCTGGTTCAAGCACGTACACGCCGCTGATACACGCTCTTGTTGAGACCAGGAGAGTGGCTGAGGCTCGGGATTTggtggtggagatggtggaggCCGGGTTGGTTCCTAGAGAGTATACTTATAAGTTGGTGTTGGATGCTCTGACCTCAGAAGGAATGGTGGGTACACTTGATGAAGAGGTGCATAAGAGAATGAGACAAGGTATAGACCAGAGATGTAGAAGAGTCATGAAGATCAAACCTGTCATGGCTAGAAA